From a region of the Bacteroidota bacterium genome:
- a CDS encoding PKD domain-containing protein — translation MWNFGDGTTSTSQNPVHTYSNDGKYDLYLTVSNNQGCSAYTKKPQYINVKKSPAAKFSVSADKGCAPLKIICSNSSVGAVKYFWDFGDGDTSSLKDPVHVYPDGGKYKITLRAIGSNDCEHAFTYSKDIVVEQGATGFTADITSGCSPLAVNFKPAFSSAGNYTWNFGDGTTDSSMTPTHIYTGLGTYSVRLTVSTPLGCKDSIVLNNYIRMINPGQRYTPPAPSRGCVPYTTDFSDATPGASGWLWDFGDNTSSILQSPQHTYTQPGVYVVTLTVKTANGCDMVISKFKTIEVSSIAAGFTYSLPACSNYTVPFTDTTANAVSWLWDFGDGTTGNQKQPLHTFSGSGVYSVSLKVETAAGCSGHVIKGNSIVLPDCAGNLGNLSGILDPGKGFGKIPGTGSNIDTLHLPAIKGCAPFAVPFNNFISAAKKIKWLTGDGAYSYAKSFQHVYKNQGNYNVIIIAEDSIGRIDTITIPSYVQVSSVKAYFSMNQQESCTGRTFAFIDSSQNPTSWLWNFGNGGTSVVQNPVYNYSDSAVYSPELSVKNSEGCEDRHLQTSYFGPGATLWANRYDVCAGDAVTFNFAANGLFNYKWDFGDGTVSSSQNPDHTFSAAGNYSVTLTADNSIGCHFKYTLSSTILVRQPIADFTFVRKNTCGTLAMVFKNKSSGISQPANNFCVWDFGDGSPKQRAGNPMHTFPKAGNYTVTLTAYYDDDCYSVFSKPVKVDLVSADFAFVQDRQCFPVTVQYADSSKHAISWLWNFGDGTSSSLRNPVHTFNTMPAGQVSLTVIDSNGCTASISKANISELKARFVIGVLSGCAPLPVVFTGKGTNIASWLWKFGDGGESVSQQVSHIFRNKGTYTPTLIVKSSGGCADSVQLPPVVVGGPKALFSGFSSSTCAPSLVSFRDSSAGAAKWFWDFGDGSSSTLRNPSHIYPTPGSYSVRLVVLNNKGCSDTVSRIDYVHVLGPSAYFTVSDSSLCGQQSINFIDQSMNSSSWTWLFGDGSFSTVKNPSYLYKNQGKYNVSLLITDSMGCPASYVLPYPVNIRSGPQSKISVSLASGCANQLISFSDTSSKAISWLWRFGDGDSSLQQMPEHSYRDSGQFDVSLTISDKYACSSTMNTPLVIHSMPSSSGFDLSGAKGCQPYAVAFSVSNLNIKRVTWLYGDGGRDTLLSVKHTYTLPGKYPVQVIASTKYNCSDTFNVKPVEVLQTPVARFVSNASAVCPFSRVQFTDSSVSTQNATYLWNFDSTLSSTQQNPAVSFVTAGSKTISLIVSNNNGCSDTIVKPAMIWVSDSMPPPVSPLLVVTVSSNTTADIAWEPATVNDFDSYVIWRKADNEAVFTQVAVINNRATTLYNDKGLNTLDRAYCYKVETRDGCAHSIPVDQINAHCTINVTAKIIAKDNVKVSWTPYKGCSVAKYEIYRSEPGGASPQLMATVPSNILMYLDKSVLCPTYYSYRVKGTEICGNSITSSSDTSIAGPMPNSFADQKVEVVRSTVINNAKVYTEWSKPKIKPETVTAYKIYRSTDSSHYKLINTVKAAVREYFDSDVDVNRQSYYYRIEVVNSCGVSTPQSNMGSSILLNVELVEGNVQLTWSPYSGWNSEVEFYLIEKLDQHGKWVPVKTVDGKTLQYIEK, via the coding sequence TTGTGGAATTTCGGTGATGGAACAACATCCACGTCACAAAATCCTGTTCATACTTATTCCAATGATGGCAAGTACGATCTTTACCTTACAGTAAGTAATAATCAGGGCTGTTCGGCATACACTAAAAAGCCCCAATATATAAATGTAAAAAAGAGCCCTGCGGCTAAGTTTTCGGTAAGTGCAGACAAAGGCTGTGCTCCTTTAAAGATAATCTGTTCTAACAGTTCCGTTGGTGCTGTAAAATATTTTTGGGATTTTGGTGATGGAGATACCAGTTCGTTAAAAGATCCTGTGCATGTTTATCCGGATGGAGGCAAGTATAAAATAACACTCCGGGCTATTGGCAGTAATGATTGTGAACATGCGTTCACTTATTCAAAAGATATTGTTGTTGAGCAGGGCGCAACCGGATTTACAGCCGACATAACATCAGGCTGTTCTCCGCTTGCAGTAAATTTCAAACCCGCTTTCTCATCAGCCGGCAATTACACATGGAATTTTGGTGACGGAACTACTGATTCTTCCATGACCCCAACACATATATATACCGGTTTGGGTACCTACAGTGTCCGGCTCACTGTTAGCACGCCATTAGGTTGTAAAGATTCAATCGTTCTTAATAATTACATACGGATGATTAATCCGGGGCAGAGATACACTCCGCCGGCGCCTTCCCGGGGCTGTGTTCCTTACACTACGGATTTTTCCGATGCAACACCCGGAGCTTCGGGATGGTTATGGGATTTTGGAGATAACACTTCGAGTATCCTTCAATCACCTCAGCATACATATACGCAGCCGGGAGTATATGTTGTCACTCTCACCGTCAAAACCGCGAATGGTTGTGACATGGTAATTTCAAAATTTAAAACAATTGAAGTAAGCAGTATTGCGGCGGGATTCACCTATTCATTGCCTGCATGTTCAAACTATACAGTTCCTTTTACTGACACCACAGCGAACGCGGTCTCGTGGTTATGGGATTTCGGTGACGGTACAACAGGAAATCAAAAGCAGCCGCTGCATACTTTTTCCGGTTCCGGGGTATATTCGGTTTCACTTAAAGTTGAAACAGCAGCGGGCTGTTCGGGGCATGTTATAAAGGGTAATTCTATTGTGCTTCCGGACTGTGCCGGGAATTTGGGTAATCTGAGTGGTATCTTAGATCCCGGCAAAGGCTTTGGGAAAATCCCCGGGACAGGAAGTAATATTGATACACTTCATCTGCCTGCCATAAAAGGTTGTGCGCCGTTTGCCGTCCCGTTTAACAATTTTATTTCAGCCGCTAAAAAGATCAAATGGCTGACAGGCGATGGCGCATACAGTTACGCTAAAAGTTTTCAACATGTATATAAAAATCAGGGCAATTATAATGTAATTATTATAGCTGAAGATTCCATTGGCCGTATCGATACTATAACCATTCCTTCATACGTGCAGGTAAGCAGTGTGAAGGCATATTTTTCAATGAATCAACAGGAGAGCTGTACAGGACGAACATTTGCCTTTATTGATTCCTCTCAAAATCCGACATCGTGGCTATGGAATTTTGGAAATGGTGGCACATCGGTCGTTCAGAATCCTGTTTATAATTATTCCGATTCAGCAGTATATTCGCCCGAATTATCGGTAAAAAATTCTGAGGGATGTGAGGACAGGCATTTGCAAACCTCGTATTTCGGACCGGGAGCCACCTTATGGGCGAACCGATATGATGTATGTGCGGGAGATGCCGTCACATTCAATTTCGCAGCAAATGGGTTGTTCAATTATAAATGGGATTTTGGAGATGGAACAGTTTCTTCCAGTCAAAATCCTGATCATACATTCTCTGCCGCTGGAAATTACTCAGTAACACTTACTGCCGACAATAGTATTGGGTGCCATTTTAAATACACGCTGTCTTCAACTATATTGGTTCGTCAGCCGATTGCCGATTTTACATTTGTACGTAAAAATACATGCGGTACGCTGGCAATGGTATTCAAGAACAAGTCGAGCGGGATCAGTCAGCCTGCAAATAATTTTTGTGTCTGGGATTTCGGCGATGGCAGCCCCAAACAAAGGGCGGGGAATCCCATGCATACATTTCCGAAAGCTGGAAATTATACCGTAACACTTACTGCCTATTATGACGATGATTGTTACAGCGTGTTTTCTAAACCTGTAAAAGTAGATCTTGTTTCGGCCGATTTTGCATTTGTACAAGACAGGCAGTGTTTCCCGGTTACAGTTCAATATGCCGATTCCAGTAAGCATGCCATATCCTGGTTATGGAATTTCGGCGATGGAACAAGTTCATCACTTCGCAATCCGGTTCATACATTCAATACTATGCCTGCCGGGCAGGTTTCACTTACTGTTATAGACAGTAATGGCTGCACCGCAAGTATTTCCAAAGCCAATATTTCTGAGCTCAAGGCCAGGTTTGTTATTGGTGTATTGAGTGGTTGTGCGCCGCTCCCGGTAGTTTTCACGGGAAAAGGGACTAATATTGCATCGTGGTTGTGGAAATTTGGCGATGGGGGAGAGTCTGTTAGCCAGCAGGTTTCACATATATTCAGGAATAAGGGAACCTATACGCCAACGCTTATTGTAAAGTCAAGCGGGGGATGTGCGGACTCGGTACAATTGCCGCCTGTTGTTGTTGGTGGTCCCAAAGCTCTGTTTTCAGGGTTTTCATCTTCTACCTGTGCTCCCTCTTTGGTGTCATTCAGGGATTCGTCGGCAGGAGCAGCAAAATGGTTCTGGGATTTTGGAGATGGATCTTCTTCAACGCTCCGGAATCCTTCTCACATTTATCCCACTCCCGGAAGTTATTCTGTACGCCTGGTTGTATTGAATAATAAAGGATGTTCCGATACTGTTTCCCGTATTGATTATGTCCATGTACTTGGGCCATCCGCATATTTTACGGTTTCTGATTCTTCTTTGTGCGGTCAGCAAAGCATAAACTTTATCGACCAGTCGATGAATTCATCCAGTTGGACTTGGTTGTTTGGAGATGGAAGCTTCTCCACAGTTAAAAACCCTTCTTATCTGTATAAAAATCAGGGAAAATATAATGTATCATTACTTATTACAGATTCCATGGGATGTCCGGCAAGTTATGTGCTTCCTTACCCGGTAAATATCCGATCCGGCCCGCAGAGTAAGATCAGTGTTTCTCTGGCATCGGGATGCGCAAATCAATTAATATCTTTTTCCGATACTTCATCAAAAGCGATCTCATGGCTTTGGAGGTTCGGTGACGGTGATTCTTCTTTGCAGCAAATGCCTGAACACAGTTACAGGGATTCGGGTCAATTCGATGTGTCTCTTACAATATCAGATAAGTATGCATGTTCATCAACTATGAATACTCCTCTTGTAATTCATTCCATGCCTTCATCTTCCGGGTTTGATCTTTCAGGTGCAAAAGGTTGCCAGCCTTATGCAGTGGCTTTTAGTGTTTCAAACCTTAATATAAAGCGTGTCACCTGGCTATATGGCGATGGAGGGAGGGACACTCTTTTATCTGTGAAGCATACTTATACCCTGCCTGGAAAATATCCCGTACAGGTTATCGCTTCAACAAAATATAATTGCTCGGATACGTTCAATGTTAAACCTGTTGAAGTGCTGCAAACACCCGTTGCACGCTTTGTAAGCAATGCGTCTGCTGTTTGCCCGTTCTCCCGCGTGCAATTCACAGATTCTTCTGTTTCTACCCAAAACGCAACCTACTTATGGAACTTTGACAGTACTTTATCTTCGACTCAGCAAAATCCCGCTGTTAGTTTCGTAACCGCCGGTTCAAAAACAATATCATTAATCGTATCGAATAATAATGGTTGCAGCGATACCATTGTAAAACCGGCCATGATATGGGTGTCCGATTCAATGCCTCCACCTGTTTCACCTTTATTGGTGGTTACCGTTTCTTCAAATACAACAGCAGATATTGCCTGGGAACCGGCTACGGTAAATGATTTTGATTCGTATGTGATATGGCGTAAAGCTGACAACGAAGCTGTATTTACCCAAGTCGCCGTGATAAATAACCGTGCTACTACGCTATATAATGACAAAGGATTAAATACACTTGATCGTGCTTACTGTTACAAAGTGGAAACACGGGATGGCTGTGCTCACAGTATCCCTGTTGATCAGATCAATGCGCACTGTACAATAAATGTGACCGCGAAAATAATTGCGAAAGATAATGTAAAGGTCAGCTGGACACCTTATAAAGGATGTTCTGTAGCAAAATATGAAATTTATCGCAGTGAACCGGGAGGAGCTTCGCCTCAGTTAATGGCAACTGTGCCTTCCAACATTCTGATGTACCTTGATAAAAGCGTTTTATGCCCGACCTATTATTCATATCGGGTGAAAGGCACTGAAATATGTGGAAACAGTATCACGTCATCCAGCGATACTTCCATTGCTGGACCCATGCCAAATAGTTTTGCCGATCAGAAGGTAGAAGTGGTCAGATCTACTGTGATTAATAATGCAAAGGTTTACACGGAATGGAGTAAGCCCAAAATCAAACCAGAAACTGTAACGGCGTATAAGATATACCGGTCGACTGACAGCAGTCATTACAAATTGATAAATACAGTTAAGGCTGCAGTCAGGGAATATTTCGATAGCGATGTAGATGTAAATCGGCAGAGTTATTATTATCGTATTGAGGTCGTTAACTCCTGCGGCGTTTCCACCCCGCAGAGTAATATGGGATCTTCTATATTGCTTAATGTTGAATTAGTTGAAGGCAATGTGCAGCTCACGTGGTCCCCATATTCTGGCTGGAATTCGGAAGTAGAATTTTATCTGATTGAAAAACTGGACCAGCATGGTAAATGGGTTCCCGTTAAAACCGTTGATGGAAAAACATTGCAGTACATAGAAAAATAG
- a CDS encoding response regulator: MKQRKPKAKYSSVMLVDDSEIDNFINQKMVEGCNFAERVYIHTSSKSGLEFLRNLEQAGDGGTPLFPEIIFLDINMPMMDGFQFIEEFDKLNTALLGKTKIVMLTTSINPADIEKAKHLSSVHKYINKPLSQKSLDLL, translated from the coding sequence ATGAAACAACGAAAACCCAAGGCCAAATACTCGTCGGTTATGCTGGTCGACGACAGCGAAATCGATAATTTTATCAACCAAAAAATGGTTGAGGGCTGTAACTTCGCTGAACGGGTGTATATTCACACGAGCAGTAAAAGCGGACTTGAATTCCTTAGAAACCTTGAACAGGCCGGCGACGGAGGAACACCATTATTTCCGGAGATCATTTTCCTTGATATTAATATGCCTATGATGGATGGCTTTCAATTTATTGAAGAGTTCGACAAGCTTAACACTGCATTATTGGGGAAAACAAAAATAGTAATGCTCACTACCTCTATCAATCCGGCTGATATTGAAAAGGCGAAACATCTTTCTTCCGTTCACAAATACATAAACAAGCCCCTTTCTCAAAAATCACTGGATCTCCTTTAA
- a CDS encoding HAMP domain-containing histidine kinase, with amino-acid sequence MKKSTKSRETIVDLLAMIKSRISDTDTSSLTSEQSDRLEETIHQLDQLFVDLSPGENKVPAESQTKSEGKARKIAIQKLPDFMRIRHDVMSPLKSIKGAIEVGNIMKVGNDLKQLFSIIEKCRVSLEKQLTDLLDLMEGTIRDPAADRIDFNEITEGVLRELSYLPGFNTVKFNIVINNNIPFYADSHLVSSVIRNLMSNAVKYRSKSKEPVVDISVNGSSNGVTIEVKDNGIGIAKDELELVFKPYFRTREEGEGTGMGLYIVNEVVKTLGGAVAVKSSIGNGSSFMVSLPSKQIDNIDQ; translated from the coding sequence TTGAAAAAAAGCACAAAATCGCGGGAAACTATTGTTGACCTGCTTGCAATGATCAAATCCAGAATTAGTGATACTGATACTTCCTCTCTGACTTCTGAACAATCAGATCGTTTAGAAGAAACAATTCATCAATTGGATCAGTTATTCGTTGATCTTTCACCGGGAGAAAACAAGGTTCCAGCGGAATCGCAAACGAAAAGTGAAGGGAAAGCAAGAAAGATAGCGATACAAAAGCTTCCCGATTTTATGAGGATCCGGCATGATGTAATGAGTCCATTGAAAAGTATAAAAGGAGCAATTGAGGTCGGAAATATAATGAAGGTTGGCAATGATCTGAAACAACTGTTTTCTATCATTGAAAAGTGCAGAGTTTCACTCGAAAAGCAACTCACAGATTTGTTAGACCTGATGGAAGGAACAATAAGAGATCCAGCCGCTGACCGCATTGATTTTAATGAAATAACTGAAGGTGTTTTGAGAGAGCTTTCCTACCTGCCTGGATTCAATACCGTTAAATTTAACATTGTTATAAACAATAATATTCCCTTCTATGCCGACAGTCATTTGGTATCATCGGTTATACGGAATCTGATGAGCAATGCTGTAAAATACAGATCGAAAAGCAAAGAACCTGTTGTTGACATATCTGTGAATGGTTCAAGTAATGGCGTTACTATTGAAGTAAAGGATAATGGAATCGGCATAGCGAAAGATGAACTTGAACTTGTTTTTAAGCCTTATTTCCGGACCAGGGAGGAGGGTGAAGGAACAGGTATGGGACTGTATATTGTAAATGAGGTGGTAAAAACACTCGGTGGAGCTGTAGCTGTAAAGAGTAGCATTGGAAATGGCTCCAGTTTTATGGTTTCACTTCCATCCAAACAAATAGATAACATTGATCAGTAA
- a CDS encoding PKD domain-containing protein: MNLLKPHTMKTLATSALLLVCTYMYGADAIRLKISGNNYSDETLIRFMDGADNGFDNNYDATKMFSFNKNVPAIYSMVDAVNPLVVNSYPLLIKGGVKTNIFVRNYIATTYTISCEEFGTISPDACIYMEDIKTGSFYDLRRNASHTFQLQADSASNTPRFVVHFSVPSTLSTSAASCTMSNNGSISISKPNWDTWNYQLSDVSGKIVKTGFDIYSSTTIDNLYPNNYTLTIFSKYGCPENFTVTVPVMNSIKSSFISSADAVRADSAIVAFTNQSENAVKYLWDFGDQHFDSLSANPTHSYSKAGSYIVKLTVVNGACSDVSQKTIEVLPSKGVTTGIGQDYTGKKIKIFNSAEGLMIAMPDKASDKTYTISVYNSIGQLLYNEKTESSGSNYLLSGFNSRNNILIVQVRTPGELFSEKIVTGE, from the coding sequence ATGAACCTTTTAAAACCACATACCATGAAAACGCTGGCCACTTCCGCTTTACTATTAGTGTGCACATACATGTATGGTGCTGACGCTATCAGGCTGAAAATTTCCGGAAACAACTATTCCGATGAAACTCTAATACGCTTCATGGATGGAGCAGATAATGGATTTGATAACAACTATGATGCTACCAAAATGTTCAGCTTTAACAAAAATGTACCTGCCATTTATTCTATGGTCGATGCAGTCAATCCACTCGTTGTAAATTCATATCCGCTTCTGATAAAAGGTGGAGTAAAGACAAATATTTTTGTAAGAAATTATATCGCAACAACCTATACTATAAGCTGTGAGGAATTTGGAACGATCTCCCCTGACGCCTGTATATATATGGAGGATATTAAAACAGGTAGTTTTTATGACCTGAGGAGAAATGCAAGCCACACCTTTCAGCTCCAGGCCGATTCCGCTTCCAATACACCCCGCTTTGTCGTGCACTTTAGTGTTCCGTCAACGCTTAGCACCAGCGCGGCATCCTGTACAATGAGTAACAACGGAAGCATTTCAATTTCAAAACCAAATTGGGATACCTGGAACTATCAATTATCAGATGTTTCAGGAAAAATTGTGAAAACGGGTTTCGATATTTATTCATCAACCACTATTGATAACCTGTATCCAAACAACTATACATTGACCATATTCTCAAAATATGGCTGCCCGGAAAACTTCACAGTTACAGTGCCAGTAATGAATTCTATAAAATCCTCATTTATTTCCTCAGCTGATGCTGTACGGGCTGATTCGGCAATTGTAGCATTTACTAATCAATCCGAAAATGCTGTTAAATATTTATGGGATTTCGGGGACCAGCATTTTGATTCGCTGTCAGCAAATCCCACCCACTCTTATTCAAAGGCAGGATCATATATTGTGAAGTTAACAGTGGTAAACGGAGCCTGTTCAGACGTTTCACAAAAAACTATAGAGGTATTGCCATCAAAGGGAGTCACCACCGGAATAGGACAGGATTACACCGGCAAAAAAATTAAAATATTCAATTCTGCGGAAGGACTTATGATAGCTATGCCTGATAAGGCATCCGATAAAACATATACTATATCCGTATATAATTCTATCGGGCAACTATTATATAACGAAAAGACAGAAAGTTCAGGCAGCAATTATTTGCTCAGCGGTTTCAATAGCAGAAATAACATATTAATTGTACAGGTGCGTACACCCGGGGAATTGTTTTCTGAAAAAATAGTTACAGGAGAATAA
- a CDS encoding TonB-dependent receptor plug domain-containing protein yields METFVKKLVLFISLMNAAFCFSQISPADTVHNLAEAEIVASRLTDFSSGNKIQEIDSNILAGNNTNTLADLLTDQSQVFIKSYGMGGLASPSFRGSGAGHTAVLWNGFNLTSPMYGQLDLALVPVNFINTIGLQYGGSGALWGSGAVGGAIHLNNIAVFDQGISAGGTFSYGSFEDKQQNIEVTISRKRFVSSAKIFNHDAKNDFPFTNVARFGMPEQKMANAELKQYGILQENYFKIGEGQKISFRFWYQFNDRNIPASMTVGSSKSNQKDESCRTTLEWQLKKEKISVFVRSAYFNEALTYTDPLISLRSGSHSGSFISEAESKIRITSVQSINIGINNTYNEAVSKKSINEVVTSDYIKSPYQNRTSFFSSYRINNKKDTWRGTLTLRQEFVSNGKYPFAASAGFEGRVFKKIRSRGSVSKNYRLPTFNDLYWTPGGNPGLVSESGISEELGLALIHHTIDFLLEAEVTAFNNNVDNWIIWLPDKYGIWSPANVLSVWARGMEYDLKLQYSINKIKIAFGAHYYFVLSTNRKIYLGSEASLNKQLIYSPAEKAIVNAGLEYKGFKFSFSYNYVGYRYTTSDNTQYLNPYHIGNAALSKTLIVSKMNVKAFIQVNNIWDQAYQIIAYFAMPGRYYQAGIAVNFEHLNK; encoded by the coding sequence ATGGAAACATTTGTAAAAAAATTAGTTCTGTTTATTTCGTTAATGAATGCCGCTTTTTGTTTTTCACAAATAAGCCCGGCAGACACTGTACATAATTTGGCTGAAGCAGAAATTGTCGCCAGCCGGCTTACAGATTTTTCTTCAGGAAATAAAATTCAGGAAATTGATTCAAATATATTAGCCGGAAATAATACTAATACGCTGGCCGATCTGCTCACCGATCAATCACAGGTTTTTATAAAGAGTTATGGTATGGGCGGGCTGGCCAGCCCTTCGTTCAGAGGGTCGGGAGCCGGCCATACAGCAGTGCTTTGGAATGGGTTTAATCTCACAAGTCCAATGTATGGGCAACTTGACCTTGCCCTGGTGCCTGTAAATTTTATAAATACTATAGGGCTTCAATACGGCGGTTCAGGAGCTTTGTGGGGCAGCGGAGCAGTGGGTGGTGCAATACACCTGAATAACATTGCAGTATTTGACCAAGGGATTTCTGCGGGCGGAACATTCAGTTATGGAAGTTTTGAAGACAAACAGCAAAACATTGAAGTAACGATAAGCAGGAAAAGATTTGTTTCATCTGCAAAGATATTTAACCACGATGCTAAAAATGATTTCCCGTTTACCAATGTCGCCCGATTCGGAATGCCTGAACAAAAGATGGCAAACGCGGAATTAAAGCAGTATGGAATATTGCAGGAAAATTATTTTAAAATAGGCGAAGGTCAAAAAATAAGTTTCAGATTCTGGTATCAATTCAACGATCGTAACATTCCCGCCAGTATGACGGTTGGCAGCAGCAAATCAAATCAAAAGGATGAATCCTGTCGCACTACGCTGGAATGGCAATTGAAAAAGGAAAAAATTTCTGTGTTTGTTCGTTCCGCGTATTTTAATGAGGCACTCACTTATACTGATCCACTCATTAGTTTGAGATCAGGAAGTCATTCCGGATCTTTTATTTCTGAAGCCGAAAGTAAGATCCGTATTACTTCTGTGCAGTCAATTAATATTGGGATTAACAATACATACAATGAAGCTGTTTCAAAAAAGAGTATTAATGAGGTGGTGACGAGTGACTATATTAAAAGTCCGTATCAAAACAGGACATCATTTTTTAGTTCCTATCGCATAAATAACAAAAAGGATACATGGAGAGGAACACTTACCCTGCGGCAGGAGTTTGTAAGTAATGGCAAATATCCATTTGCAGCATCAGCAGGATTTGAAGGCCGGGTGTTTAAGAAGATCAGGTCAAGAGGAAGCGTATCAAAAAACTACCGGCTGCCAACGTTCAATGATCTGTATTGGACGCCTGGTGGGAATCCGGGTCTGGTGTCAGAAAGTGGAATAAGTGAAGAGCTGGGACTTGCTTTAATTCATCACACAATTGATTTTTTACTAGAGGCAGAAGTAACCGCTTTTAATAACAACGTTGATAATTGGATCATTTGGCTGCCTGACAAATATGGAATATGGTCGCCGGCAAATGTTTTATCCGTTTGGGCCCGTGGGATGGAATATGATCTGAAACTGCAGTATTCTATAAATAAAATAAAAATAGCTTTTGGAGCACATTATTATTTTGTGCTTTCAACCAACAGGAAAATATATTTAGGCAGCGAAGCCTCATTGAATAAACAGCTCATTTATTCTCCTGCAGAAAAGGCTATTGTTAATGCAGGATTGGAGTATAAGGGTTTTAAATTTTCATTTTCTTATAACTATGTGGGCTATAGATATACTACCTCTGATAATACCCAATATCTGAATCCTTATCACATAGGTAATGCTGCGCTGAGTAAAACGCTTATCGTTTCTAAAATGAATGTGAAAGCGTTTATTCAGGTGAATAATATATGGGACCAAGCCTACCAGATTATTGCATACTTCGCTATGCCCGGCAGATATTACCAGGCAGGCATCGCCGTAAATTTCGAGCACCTGAATAAATAA
- a CDS encoding porin, which produces MKLLSILLIITFCRLNILAQKDTSVKSQIPFEGMDQTWQNGNDRRDSAVLTGKYVTGIIMIDVNYTNSFNNPIDHTVVGSTALARNNELEISCAGLGAELNYLGARGRIVTQFGTRSTVVPRNDYSVYRGQYDLANVYRYLSEAYGGYHFNVMHGINVDAGMFMSYLGLNSYYQVENWEYQASFTSDNTPWFFNGIRVQLFPTKRLKIEPWIINGWQSYGMFNEMPGIGGNVTWCPNENIKLLTNNYYGADAAGLPGRHRFHSDNSFLGRYYSNKKSKRVSQMAFSLTVDIGYEKGSGVNGFQSDAAKGPAQNFVSAMFYNRVWFNKNKFAWTIGGGMMSNPGRYLVLYPTGQASPLPNPTNPTATAGAFPFSANPGDQFNGWDCSTNFDWMPNQSITFRIEYVHRESSVPYFAGPGGVTSPTGYTTTPLPFGWAPDLVKSEDRIIFAMLFRL; this is translated from the coding sequence ATGAAACTGCTCTCCATATTGTTGATAATAACTTTCTGCCGGTTAAATATACTTGCACAGAAAGATACGTCGGTTAAATCTCAAATCCCTTTCGAGGGAATGGACCAGACCTGGCAAAATGGTAATGACCGGCGGGATTCTGCGGTGCTGACCGGCAAATATGTTACCGGCATCATTATGATCGATGTGAATTATACCAATTCATTCAATAATCCTATCGATCACACAGTTGTTGGTTCCACAGCGCTTGCCCGCAACAATGAATTGGAAATTTCATGTGCCGGCTTAGGGGCTGAATTAAATTATCTTGGTGCACGGGGCCGGATCGTGACTCAGTTTGGGACGCGCTCAACAGTTGTTCCCCGCAACGATTATAGTGTGTACCGCGGACAATATGATCTTGCAAATGTTTACCGTTACCTGAGCGAAGCTTACGGAGGATATCATTTTAATGTAATGCATGGCATTAACGTGGATGCCGGAATGTTCATGTCCTATTTAGGCCTCAACTCCTATTACCAGGTGGAAAACTGGGAATATCAGGCCTCATTTACTTCCGATAATACACCCTGGTTTTTCAACGGTATCCGTGTTCAGTTATTCCCGACAAAACGGCTGAAGATCGAGCCATGGATCATAAACGGATGGCAGAGTTATGGTATGTTCAACGAAATGCCGGGAATCGGAGGAAATGTTACGTGGTGTCCGAATGAAAACATTAAACTTCTTACAAATAATTATTATGGCGCAGATGCGGCGGGACTGCCCGGACGGCACAGGTTTCACTCCGACAACAGCTTTTTGGGAAGGTATTACAGTAACAAGAAATCAAAGAGGGTGAGTCAAATGGCATTTTCACTTACGGTAGATATAGGTTATGAAAAAGGTTCCGGCGTGAATGGGTTTCAAAGTGATGCCGCGAAAGGTCCCGCACAAAATTTTGTAAGTGCAATGTTTTACAATCGTGTATGGTTCAATAAAAATAAATTCGCATGGACCATAGGAGGAGGAATGATGTCGAATCCCGGACGTTATTTAGTTCTCTATCCCACAGGGCAGGCGAGTCCTTTGCCAAATCCAACCAATCCCACTGCAACTGCAGGAGCCTTTCCGTTCAGCGCAAACCCCGGAGACCAATTTAACGGGTGGGATTGTTCAACCAATTTCGATTGGATGCCGAATCAAAGTATAACATTCCGTATCGAATACGTTCACCGTGAATCAAGTGTGCCCTACTTTGCCGGCCCGGGCGGCGTTACCTCTCCTACAGGTTATACAACCACACCTTTACCTTTTGGCTGGGCTCCTGACCTTGTAAAATCAGAGGACAGGATAATTTTCGCAATGTTGTTTCGGTTATAA